The DNA region AAGACCATCGGATAAAATTTAATCATTATGAATGAAATTTACCttataacaaataacaatattttaaCAAATACAAATTCGTTATAAATTACTATGAATTGAATTGGGAACAATATaacatttaaaacaagtcaaTAAATTAAAATATCTCATAACTAGTTAAAAATTAATTGATATAGTGAATTACCAACTACCACATATAGTATATACTAGTACGTTTTATTTGGATGAAAATGCAACGTTTTTCTTTTAATATGTTATAAGACACTAAAGTACACTGTGTTATAGAGTCCAAAAACGTACAGAAATTAATAAGCATAATAAATGCTTCACACACGGTGCACTAGTGCCCTACCCTCCTCCCTCTACTACTAACCAAACATAAAAAGAGAAACAAAGAAAGGTTCACAAATCAAGATCAAAGATGGATGGAGAAATCAACAATTTCATCATGGTATGGACCATAGTTGCATCAACAATGTCCTATTGCTATTTTTGATAGTGGTTAGGTAAGCTCACTCCATGTGGTTCCAAAAAACGAGGTACCACTGTTATACGTAATGAAAAAAATGAACTAATCCCAACCCTTACTGTTATGAGATAGAGAATGTATATTGATTATCGCAGGTTAAACCTCGCTACACGTAAGGATCATTTTCCCTTGCCACccatggatcaaatgcttgaaaaACTAGCACGACAAACCTTTTACTATTTTCTAGATGGATAGTCAGGGTACAATCAAATTGTCGTAAATCTAGTTGATCAGGAGAAAATAGCATTCACATGCCCATTCAGAGTCTTTTCGTATCGAAGGATGCCTTTCAGATTATGTAATGCTCCGGCAACGTTCCAAAGGTGCATGCTTTCTATTTTCTctaacatgattgaaaatttGATAGAGGTATTTATGGATGACGTTTTTGTATTCGGTACTTCATTTGATTGTTGTCTTGATTGATTAAATAATATCCTAAGAAGATGCATCGAGACAAACCTAGTTTTGAATTGGAAAATTTTCATTTTATGGTGACTGAAGGCATTATTCTCGGCGATAAGATTTCGGCTAAAGGAATAGAAGTCGATCAAGCCAAAACTTAGGTGATAGAAAAACTTCCCCCTCCCGTAAATGTTAAAGGAGTCAGGAGTTTCCTaggtcatgcaggtttttacaagcgattcattaaagattttTCAAAAATTACAAAACTTCTATGTAACCTACTGATCAAAGAAAATGAATTTAAATTTGATAAAGATTGTCTACACTTTTTTTGTGTCATAAAAATAAATTGATAACCACCCCAATAATTGTGTCACCCAATTGGGAATTACCATTTGAAATTATGTGTGATGCAAGCAATTATGCTGTTGGCGCAGTGCTTGGCCAACAACATCTAAACAATTTCCATGCAATTTACTACGCGAGCAAAGTTTTAAATGGAAATCAGGTTAATTACACTACtactgaaaaagaattactagcAGTAGTATTTACTTTGGAAAAATTTCGCCCATATTTAATAGGTTCAAAGGTTATTATTTATACAGATCAAGCAACTTTGAAGTATCTGTTCAATAAAAGTGACTCAAAGCCAAGATTGTTAAGATGAGTGCTCTTGCTGTAAGAATTTGATCTAGAAATTAAAGATAAGAAAAGGGTAGAAAATGTTGTTGCAGATCACCTCTCCAGGTTAGCAAAAGGTTGAAGTGACCAAAAATAATCAAAGTATTATAGAGACATTTCCTGACGAGCCACTAATGGCAATCCGTGAAAGAACTTGGTTTACGGATATGGCAAATTATAAGGCTACACAGGTTGTATCAGAAGAGTATACTTGGAGCAAAGGAAACACTTTTATAAAGAAGAATTTTTTTTGTGCGAGATGATCCATACTTGTTTAAAAGAAGTCATGATGGTTTACTTCACAGGTGTGCTGCAGGTAAATAAGAAGACAACATTGTTTGGAATTTCCATAGCTCGGCATATGGAGGAGACCATAGTGGCAAAAGAACTGCAGCCAAAATACTGCAAAGTGGGTTTTGATGGCCAACTTTATTTAACGATTGTAAGTTATATGTATCTACATGCCCCGAGTGAAACATAATTGGTAACATCTCAACACGAGATGCGATGCCTTTGAATATTATGCTCGAGGTTAACCGTTTGATTGTTCGGGAATCGATTTCATGGGTCCATTTCCCGAATCAAATTCGTATCTTTATATTCTCGGATGTGTTAATTATGTTACTAAGTGGGTTGAGGCAATTGTTTGTAGTGCTAATGACGTCCACATTATTACTGGTTTTTCGAAAAAGAATATTTTTTCTAGGTTCGGTGTACCTAGAGTGTTGATCAGTGATGAAGGGACACATTTTTGCAACAAATATTTGAAAAGATTTCCAGAAAAATATAATGTTAAATATAAAGTGCCAGCTCCGTACCACCCTCAGACCTGTGACCAAGTCGAAGTGCCGAACCAAAAACTAGAACAAATTCAGGAGAAAATAGTTGCAACATCACAAAAAGATTGGTCGAAAAAAGTGGACGATACTATTTGGGCGTATAGAACAACCTTCAAGACACATTTAGGCTTCTCTCCGTATCAACTTGTTTATGGTAAGGCATGTCATCTCCTTGTATAAATGGAGCATAAAACTTATTGGGCTGTAAAATTCCTAATTTTTGACGAAAAGTTGGTTGGGAGGAAGAGATTATTGAAATTAGATGAATTGGAGGAGATGTGATTATCTGCTTATGAGAATGCGTTGATTTACAAGGAAAGGACGAAAAGATATCATGATAAAAAGTTGGTGAAACGAAATTTTCAAGTAGGACAACAAGTCTTACTGTTTAATTCAAGACTGCATCTTTTTCCAACAAAACTGAATTCAAAGTGGTTATGGCCGTTTGTAGTCACATAAGTTTATCAAAGCGGTGCTATTGAAATTCAAGATCCAAGTGATATTAGGAGATTTAAGTAAATGGACAAAGGTTAAAACATTATTATGGAAgaaaaaatttaaatgaaaaagtTTCTCTAATACTTTCGGAACCTTGAATCCAACAGTCAAGCTAATGGGAGACAACCCATCTTTTCTAACAATTTTTTTGTTTTTGCATAATTTAATTTATGTTAGTAGTTAGATTCAATAAAATGAATTAGTCACTCTCGCACGTTTCTCAAACACTATCTATGGTATCTTTAATGAATGAGTTTGCTACTATTATTTCTTTCATATTTACAAAAATTACAACTTCAACATTGAACAAATGAACCAAAAAGACCATCGGATAAAATTTAATCATTATGAATGAAATTTACCttataacaaataacaatattttaaCAAATACAAATTCGTTATAAATTACTATGAATTGAATTGGGAACAATATaacatttaaaacaagtcaaTAAATTAAAATATCTCATAACTAGTTAAAAATTAATTGATATAGTGAATTACCAACTACCACATATAGTATATACTAGTACGTTTTATTTGGATGAAAATGCAACGTTTTTCTTTTAATATGTTATAAGACACTAAAGTACACTGTGTTATAGAGTCCAAAAACGTACAGAAATTAATAAGCATAATAAATGCTTCACACACGGTGCACTAGTGCCCTACCCTCCTCCCTCTACTACTAACCAAACATAAAAAGAGAAACAAAGAAAGGTTCACAAATCAAGATCAAAGATGGATGGAGAAATCAACAATTTCATCATGGTATGGACCATAGTTGCATCAACAATGTCCTATTGCTATTTTTGATAGTGGTTAGGTAAGCTCACTCCATGTGGTTCCAAAAAACGAGGTACCACTGTTATACGTAATGAAAAAAATGAACTAATCCCAACCCTTACTGTTATGAGATAGAGAATGTATATTGATTATCGCAGGTTAAACCTCGCTACACGTAAGGATCATTTTCCCTTGCCACCCATGGATAAAATGCTTGAAAAACTAGCACGACAAACCTTTTACTATTTTCTAGATGGATAGTCAGGGTACAATCAAATTGTCGTAAATCTAGTTGATCAGGAGAAAATAGCATTCACATGCCCATTCAGAGTCTTTTCGTATCGAAGGATGCCTTTCAGATTATGTAATGCTCCGGCAACGTTCCAAAGGTGCATGCTTTCTATTTTCTctaacatgattgaaaatttGATAGAGGTATTTATGGATGACGTTTTTGTATTCGGTACTTCATTTGATTGTTGTCTTGATTGATTAAATAATATCCTAAGAAGATGCATCGAGACAAACCTAGTTTTGAATTGGAAAATTTTCATTTTATGGTGACTGAAGGCATTATTCTCGGCGATAAGATTTCGGCTAAAGGAATAGAAGTCGATCAAGCCAAAACTTAGGTGATAGAAAAACTTCCCCCTCCCGTAAATGTTAAAGGAGTCAGGAGTTTCCTaggtcatgcaggtttttacaagcgattcattaaagattttTCAAAAATTACAAAACTTCTATGTAACCTACTGATCAAAGAAAATGAATTTAAATTTGATAAAGATTGTCTACACTTTTTTTGTGTCATAAAAATAAATTGATAACCACCCCAATAATTGTGTCACCCAATTGGGAATTACCATTTGAAATTATGTGTGATGCAAGCAATTATGCTGTTGGCGCAGTGCTTGGCCAACAACATCTAAACAATTTCCATGCAATTTACTACGCGAGCAAAGTTTTAAATGGAAATCAGGTTAACTACACTACtactgaaaaagaattactagcAGTAGTATTTACTTTGGAAAAATTTCGCCCATATTTAATAGGTTCAAAGGTTATTATTTATACAGATCAAGCAACTTTGAAGTATCTGTTCAATAAAAGTGACTCAAAGCCAAGATTGTTAAGATGAGTGCTCTTGCTGTAAGAATTTGATCTAGAAATTAAAGATAAGAAAAGGGTAGAAAATGTTGTTGCAGATCACCTCTCCAGGTTAGCAAAAGGTTGAAGTGACCAAAAATAATCAAAGTATTATAGAGACATTTCCTGACGAGCCACTAATGGCAATCCGTGAAAGAACTTGGTTTACGGATATGGCAAATTATAAGGCTACACAGGTTGTATCAGAAGAGTATACTTGGAGCAAAGGAAACACTTTTATAAAGAAGAAATTTTTTTGTGCGAGATGATTCATACTTGTTTAAAAGAAGTCATGATGGTTTACTTCACAGGTGTGCTGCAGGTAAATAAGAAGACAACATTGTTTGGAATTTCCATAGCTCGGCATATGGAGGAGACCATAGTGGCAAAAGAACTGCAGCCAAAATACTGCAAAGTGGGTTTTGATGGCCAACTTTATTTAACGATTGTAAGTTATATGTATCTACATGCCCCGAGTGAAACATAATTGGTAACATCTCAACACGAGATGCGATGCCTTTGAATATTATGCTCGAGGTTAACCGTTTGATTGTTCGGGAATCGATTTCATGGGTCCATTTCCCGAATCAAATTCGTATCTTTATATTCTCGGATGTGTTAATTATGTTACTAAGTGGGTTGAGGCAATTGTTTGTAGTGCTAATGACGTCCACATTATTACTGGTTTTTCGAAAAAGAATATTTTTTCTAGGTTCGGTGTACCTAGAGTGTTGATCAGTGATGAAGGGACACATTTTTGCAACAAATATTTGAAAAGATTTCCAGAAAAATATAATGTTAAATATAAAGTGCCAGCTCCGTACCACCCTCAGACCTGTGACCAAGTCGAAGTGCCGAACCAAAAACTAGAACAAATTCAGGAGAAAATAGTTGCAACATCACAAAAAGATTGGTCGAAAAAAGTGGACGATACTATTTGGGCGTATAGAACAACCTTCAAGACACATTTAGGCTTCTCTCCGTATCAACTTGTTTATGGTAAGGCATGTCATCTCCTTGTATAAATGGAGCATAAAACTTATTGGGCTGTAAAATTCCTAATTTTTGACGAAAAGTTGGTTGGGAGGAAGAGATTATTGAAATTAGATGAATTGGAGGAGATGTGATTATCTGCTTATGAGAATGCGTTGATTTACAAGGAAAGGACGAAAAGATATCATGATAAAAAGTTGGTGAAACGAAATTTTCAAGTAGGACAACAAGTCTTACTGTTTAATTCAAGACTGCATCTTTTTCCAACAAAACTGAATTCAAAGTGGTTATGGCCGTTTGTAGTCACATAAGTTTATCAAAGCGGTGCTATTGAAATTCAAGATCCAAGTGATATTAGGAGATTTAAGTAAATGGACAAAGGTTAAAACATTATTATGGAAgaaaaaatttaaatgaaaaagtTTCTCTAATACTTTCGGAACCTTGAATCCAACAGTCAAGCTAATGGGAGACAACCCATCTTTTCTAACAATTTTTTTGTTTTTGCATAATTTAATTTATGTTAGTAGTTAGATTCAATAAAATGAATTAGTCACTCTCGCACGTTTCTCAAACACTATCTATGGTATCTTTAATGAATGAGTTTGCTACTATTATTTCTTTCATATTTACAAAAATTACAACTTCAACATTGAACAAATGAACCAAAAAGACCATCGGATAAAATTTAATCATTATGAATGAAATTTACCttataacaaataacaatattttaaCAAATACAAATTCGTTATAAATTACTATGAATTGAATTGGGAACAATATaacatttaaaacaagtcaaTAAATTAAAATATCTCATAACTAGTTAAAAATTAATTGATATAGTGAATTACCAACTACCACATATAGTATATACTAGTACGTTTTATTTGGATGAAAATGCAACGTTTTTCTTTTAATATGTTATAAGACACTAAAGTACACTGTGTTATAGAGTCCAAAAACGTACAGAAATTAATAAGCATAATAAATGCTTCACACACGGTGCACTAGTGCCCTACCCTCCTCCCTCTACTACTAACCAAACATAAAAAGAGAAACAAAGAAAGGTTCACAAATCAAGATCAAAGATGGATGGAGAAATCAACAATTTCATCATGGTATGGACCATAGTTGCATCAACAATGTCCTATTGCTATTTTTGATAGTGGTTAGGTAAGCTCACTCCATGTGGTTCCAAAAAACGAGGTACCACTGTTATACGTAATGAAAAAAATGAACTAATCCCAACCCTTACTGTTATGAGATAGAGAATGTATATTGATTATCGCAGGTTAAACCTCGCTACACGTAAGGATCATTTTCCCTTGCCACCCATGGATAAAATGCTTGAAAAACTAGCACGACAAACCTTTTACTATTTTCTAGATGGATAGTCAGGGTACAATCAAATTGTCGTAAATCTAGTTGATCAGGAGAAAATAGCATTCACATGCCCATTCAGAGTCTTTTCGTATCGAAGGATGCCTTTCAGATTATGTAATGCTCCGGCAACGTTCCAAAGGTGCATGCTTTCTATTTTCTctaacatgattgaaaatttGATAGAGGTATTTATGGATGACGTTTTTGTATTCGGTACTTCATTTGATTGTTGTCTTGATTGATTAAATAATATCCTAAGAAGATGCATCGAGACAAACCTAGTTTTGAATTGGAAAATTTTCATTTTATGGTGACTGAAGGCATTATTCTCGGCGATAAGATTTCGGCTAAAGGAATAGAAGTCGATCAAGCCAAAACTTAGGTGATAGAAAAACTTCCCCCTCCCGTAAATGTTAAAGGAGTCAGGAGTTTCCTaggtcatgcaggtttttacaagcgattcattaaagattttTCAAAAATTACAAAACTTCTATGTAACCTACTGATCAAAGAAAATGAATTTAAATTTGATAAAGATTGTCTACACTTTTTTTGTGTCATAAAAATAAATTGATAACCACCCCAATAATTGTGTCACCCAATTGGGAATTACCATTTGAAATTATGTGTGATGCAAGCAATTATGCTGTTGGCGCAGTGCTTGGCCAACAACATCTAAACAATTTCCATGCAATTTACTACGCGAGCAAAGTTTTAAATGGAAATCAGGTTAACTACACTACtactgaaaaagaattactagcAGTAGTATTTACTTTGGAAAAATTTCGCCCATATTTAATAGGTTCAAAGGTTATTATTTATACAGATCAAGCAACTTTGAAGTATCTGTTCAATAAAAGTGACTCAAAGCCAAGATTGTTAAGATGAGTGCTCTTGCTGTAAGAATTTGATCTAGAAATTAAAGATAAGAAAAGGGTAGAAAATGTTGTTGCAGATCACCTCTCCAGGTTAGCAAAAGGTTGAAGTGACCAAAAATAATCAAAGTATTATAGAGACATTTCCTGACGAGCCACTAATGGCAATCCGTGAAAGAACTTGGTTTACGGATATGGCAAATTATAAGGCTACACAGGTTGTATCAGAAGAGTATACTTGGAGCAATGGAAACACTTTTATAAAGAAGAAATTTTTTTGTGCGAGATGATTCATACTTGTTTAAAAGAAGTCATGATGGTTTACTTCACAGGTGTGCTGCAGGTAAATAAGAAGACAACATTGTTTGGAATTTCCATAGCTCGGCATATGGAGGAGACCATAGTGGCAAAAGAACTGCAGCCAAAATACTGCAAAATGGGTTTTGATGGCCAACTTTATTTAACGATTGTAAGTTATATGTATCTACATGCCCCGAGTGAAACATAATTGGTAACATCTCAACACGAGATGCGATGCCTTTGAATATTATGCTCGAGGTTAACCGTTTGATTGTTCGGGAATCGATTTCATGGGTCCATTTCCCGAATCAAATTCGTATCTTTATATTCTCGGATGTGTTAATTATGTTACTAAGTGGGTTGAGGCAATTGTTTGTAGTGCTAATGACGTCCACATTATTACTGGTTTTTCGAAAAAGAATATTTTTTCTAGGTTCGGTGTACCTAGAGTGTTGATCAGTGATGAAGGGACACATTTTTGCAACAAATATTTGAAAAGATTTCCAGAAAAATATAATGTTAAATATAAAGTGCCAGCTCCGTACCACCCTCAGACCTGTGACCAAGTCGAAGTGCCGAACTAAAAACTAGAACAAATTCAGGAGAAAATAGTTGCAACATCACAAAAAGATTGGTCGAAAAAAGTGGACGATACTATTTGGGCGTATAGAACAACCTTCAAGACACATTTAGGCTTCTCTCCGTATCAACTTGTTTATGGTAAGGCATGTCATCTCCTTGTATAAATGGAGCATAAAACTTATTGGGCTGTAAAATTCCTAATTTTTGACGAAAAGTTGGTTGGGAGGAAGAGATTATTGAAATTAGATGAATTGGAGGAGATGTGATTATCTGCTTATGAGAATGCGTTGATTTACAAGGAAAGGACGAAAAGATATCATGATAAAAAGTTGGTGAAACGAAATTTTCAAGTAGGACAACAAGTCTTACTGTTTAATTCAAGACTGCATCTTTTTCCAACAAAACTGAATTCAAAGTGGTTATGGCCGTTTGTAGTCACATAAGTTTATCAAAGCGGTGCTATTGAAATTCAAGATCCAAGTGATATTAGGAGATTTAAGTAAATGGACAAAGGTTAAAACATTATTATGGAAgaaaaaatttaaatgaaaaagtTTCTCTAATACTTTAGGAACCTTGAATCCAACAGTCAAGCTAATGGGAGACAACCCATCTTTTCTAACAATTTTTTTGTTTTTGCATAATTTAATTTATGTTAGTAGTTAGATTCAATAAAATGAATTAGTCACTCTCGCACGTTTCTCAAACACTATCTATGGTATCTTTAATGAATGAGTTTGCTACTATTATTTCTTTCATATTTACAAAAATTACAACTTCAACATTGAACAAATGAACCAAAAAGACCATCGGATAAAATTTAATCATTATGAATGAAATTTACCttataacaaataacaatattttaaCAAATACAAATTCGTTATAAATTACTATGAATTGAATTGGGAACAATATaacatttaaaacaagtcaaTAAATTAAAATATCTCATAACTAGTTAAAAATTAATTGATATAGTGAATTACCAACTACCACATATAGTATATACTAGTACGTTTTATTTGGATGAAAATGCAACGTTTTTCTTTTAATATGTTATAAGACACTAAAGTACACTGTGTTATAGAGTCCAAAAACGTATAGAAATTAATAAGCATAATAAATGCTTCACACACGGTGCACTAGTGCCCTACCCTCCTCCCTCTACTACTAACCAAACATAAAAAGAGAAACAAAGAAAGGTTCACAAATCAAGATCAAAGATGGATGGAGAAATCAACAATTTCATCATGGTATGGACCATAGTTGCATCAACAATGTCCTATTGCTACACAATTGGTAACCTAATCTCTCATGGCACACCAAGACTCATAGCTCTCATCCCTGCCATAATCCTCCTCTTTCTCCTCCCTCTAAGACTCACCTCAATCCACCTTGGAGGCCCCTCTTCTTTCTTCATAGGTTGGCTTTCCACCTTCAAACTCTTTCTCTTTGCCTTTAACAAAGGTCCTCTATCAACTAACCCTCCTCTCTCTTTACTTCACTTCATCTCCTTAGCATGCCTCCCCATCAAATTCCAAAACCAAACCAATAATAACCACAAAAAAGACCACAAATCAAACTCAAAACCAACCCTTAAGTATGTATACACAACTATTATTATCATATTGGCTTTGTTAATTCCATTATATAGTAAAAAAGAAAATTTCCATCCaaaatttgtttttttattataCACCCTCCACATGTATATTGGTCTTGAGTTTTTCTTTGCTTTGGCTTCAACTTTTACTAGAAAGCTTCTGAGTGTTGAGTTAGAACCACAATTTGATAAGCCATATCTAAGCACTTCCCTTCAAGAATTTTGGGGGAAAAGGTGGAATATTTCGGTGAATCGCTTACTACACCCCACCGTATACGAACCAGTGATGACTTTTTGCAGTCGTTGGATTGGAAGAAAGTGGGCCCCACTACCCGCGATTCTCGCCACATTCACCGTGTCGGCTATAATGCATGAAGTTGTTTTTTATTACATCAAAAGAGAGAAACGCACGTGGGAAACTTGGGAACCCTCGTGGGATGCAACGTGCTTTTTTATTTTACATGGGGTGTGTTTGGCTGTTCAAGTTGGGATTAAAAAAGCTTTTGGAGAGAAGGTGCGGTTACCGACGGTGGTTTCGTGGTTGCTCACGGTGGCGTTTGTGATGTATACGACGTTGTGGCTGTTTGTGCCGGCGCTGGTA from Lathyrus oleraceus cultivar Zhongwan6 chromosome 1, CAAS_Psat_ZW6_1.0, whole genome shotgun sequence includes:
- the LOC127076956 gene encoding long-chain-alcohol O-fatty-acyltransferase — its product is MDGEINNFIMVWTIVASTMSYCYTIGNLISHGTPRLIALIPAIILLFLLPLRLTSIHLGGPSSFFIGWLSTFKLFLFAFNKGPLSTNPPLSLLHFISLACLPIKFQNQTNNNHKKDHKSNSKPTLKYVYTTIIIILALLIPLYSKKENFHPKFVFLLYTLHMYIGLEFFFALASTFTRKLLSVELEPQFDKPYLSTSLQEFWGKRWNISVNRLLHPTVYEPVMTFCSRWIGRKWAPLPAILATFTVSAIMHEVVFYYIKREKRTWETWEPSWDATCFFILHGVCLAVQVGIKKAFGEKVRLPTVVSWLLTVAFVMYTTLWLFVPALVRCRVYEKASRELSALNQFLNDVYHLVRV